In Zea mays cultivar B73 chromosome 7, Zm-B73-REFERENCE-NAM-5.0, whole genome shotgun sequence, the following proteins share a genomic window:
- the LOC103634403 gene encoding uncharacterized protein, whose product MARPPPAGAISSRWRPIILSGLWRSRQKKGRAFSYMRNLIAVLHAMEPQVLEDPHFLERCLILDGVPASVSSLDLFQSIVGVQTAVLVRDIQTGFRVALLVFDALDSTIQTPREGLFATCTPATWHGKEVSVRTSILDGVAEGSARRCTALVLRSLVPPQYILADQDRDFHLRCILIGARSGSTISQGAHGLCDMAWKVLFVRAYVVAAIVRSDREAGVLVYDDTESTELVARRAPPLMYKLGLKLYDSSLFPMRADPTDRDACMLRRLLPPCVADGEESYRHRVLLLVGMDTQKLDAAELAHFLQFEADLVHAAEAVIIHRSEGLVVVVLGSSEDTTRLRQTPEETWIRFFGQKPSCANVYGFGGPDISSEQKKKEQQHQPVMTMGDTAAFQQVRELREGDSDTIALVHCLIRFCALATPECVLRSGFPERCLLLSGVVHGTTLFDLSARLSAFGDHHVSLHDLERKALVVFVCWDGAARLLREPQDTWKGLGFLECTRVPGAAEHAGVIVQEVMDQLLQ is encoded by the exons ATGGCTCGCCCTCCTCCCGCCGGTGCCATATCGTCGCGTTGGCGCCCCATCATCCTATCTGGCCTGTGGCGTTCCAGACAG AAGAAAGGTCGGGCCTTCAGCTACATGAGGAATCTAATTGCAGTTCTTCATGCCATGGAACCACAAGTGTTGGAGGATCCCCACTTCCTGGAGAGATGCCTGATTCTCGACGGCGTCCCAGCCAGTGTCAGTTCGTTGGACTTGTTTCAGAGTATCGTGGGTGTGCAGACGGCCGTTTTGGTGCGAGACATCCAGACTGGCTTCAGGGTTGCTCTCCTCGTCTTCGATGCCCTTGACAGTACGATCCAGACACCGCGGGAAGGCCTCTTTGCCACCTGCACTCCG GCTACTTGGCACGGCAAGGAGGTCTCAGTACGCACGTCCATCCTAGACGGCGTTGCAGAAGGTTCCGCGAGAAGATGCACGGCACTGGTGCTTCGGTCGCTTGTACCGCCACAGTACATCCTTGCTGACCAAGACCGGGACTTCCACCTGAGATGCATTCTCATCGGAGCTCGCAGTGGAAGCACAATCAGCCAAGGAGCCCACGGATTGTGTGACATGGCCTGGAAAGTACTATTTGTTCGGGCCTACGTGGTTGCCGCAATCGTCCGCAGTGACCGAGAAGCTGGCGTCCTCGTGTACGACGACACCGAGAGCACAGAGCTGGTGGCCCGGAGGGCGCCTCCGTTGATGTACAAGTTGGGGCTGAAGCTGTACGATTCGTCCCTGTTTCCGATGCGTGCTGATCCTACAGATCGAGATGCCTGCATGCTCCGGCGGCTGCTGCCACCGTGTGTCGCAGATGGCGAGGAGAGTTACCGGCATCGCGTGTTGCTGTTGGTTGGGATGGATACTCAGAAGCTCGACGCTGCAGAGCTTGCACACTTCCTGCAGTTTGAAGCGGATCTCGTCCACGCCGCCGAGGCAGTGATCATCCACCGGTCAGAGGGACTTGTTGTCGTGGTGCTGGGAAGCTCGGAGGACACGACGCGTCTGCGGCAGACGCCTGAGGAGACATGGATACGGTTCTTTGGACAGAAACCCAGCTGTGCCAATGTCTATGGATTTGGAGGACCAGATATCTCATCtgagcagaagaagaaggagcagcAGCACCAGCCTGTGATGACGATGGGGGACACTGCAGCATTTCAGCAGGTGCGGGAACTCAGGGAAGGTGACAGTGACACTATCGCGCTCGTCCACTGTCTCATCAGGTTTTGTGCTTTGGCAACCCCTGAATGTGTTCTCAGAAGTGGCTTCCCGGAGAGATGTTTGCTTCTATCAGGTGTTGTCCATGGCACTACATTATTTGATCTCTCGGCTAGGCTTTCTGCCTTTGGTGACCATCATGTGTCACTACACGATCTGGAGCGGAAGGCGTTGGTCGTCTTCGTGTGTTGGGATGGTGCAGCCAGGCTGTTAAGGGAGCCGCAGGATACCTGGAAAGGTTTGGGGTTCCTCGAGTGCACCCGGGTGCCTGGTGCTGCTGAGCACGCTGGGGTCATCGTCCAAGAGGTCATGGACCAGTTGCTGCAGTAA